The following are from one region of the Ignavibacteria bacterium genome:
- a CDS encoding DUF2283 domain-containing protein encodes MEKQKLNFAYDSEGDILDISIGKPKKAISNEVADDFFIRIHPRTKRIVGFSVLNFKKRATKQKGEISVPIRAEFSM; translated from the coding sequence ATGGAAAAACAAAAACTAAATTTTGCGTATGATTCTGAAGGCGACATTCTTGATATTTCTATTGGGAAACCGAAGAAAGCAATTTCCAATGAAGTTGCGGATGATTTTTTTATACGTATTCATCCGCGCACGAAACGCATTGTAGGTTTTTCCGTATTGAATTTTAAGAAACGTGCGACAAAGCAAAAAGGAGAAATCTCTGTTCCGATTCGCGCAGAGTTTTCGATGTAA